Proteins found in one Amphiura filiformis chromosome 14, Afil_fr2py, whole genome shotgun sequence genomic segment:
- the LOC140169175 gene encoding uncharacterized protein, whose product MVGRVFGCVKIVSARRKDGLYREDLKQFVKTQRDLARDERAAQREYEKEALVLQLRIEELRKENAAKGIKTEHASTGQGKAKIPKLPEFREDKDDSDAYLQRFERYAESNKWERDDWALNLSALLHGKGLDTFARLAPTDTYDVLKSELLKAYQMTEDGFRSKFRSAKPEQTESAPQFATRLENYLIRWVELAAVTKNFAGLSDLLIREQFVAGCNKDTELFLKERKPKNVAEMTQLAEQYIEARGGWNASFGGKLPHQKGQQPSGKKTNTTPPTHGTNPKQSTNTGGNQRRCFICDKVGHIAKDCYRRTRPTLKAASLQGSASHRHKSGKQGKKLNQTDTSSSLCTACSCESCGQNRVQTASSCVLVSNEMYGEGVKSDDAYVTMSCGHKLPLASAACSDNLVEDMPVVKGFLGSKKVQVMRDSGCDAVAVRKRLVPEETFTGVYDKCRLIDGTVRTFPVACLDVDTPYFTSHVHALVMNDPVYDLILGNNLRGVREPKDPDPDGKPRCQTSVNKDDEDHGEVSNVMNAVQTRSQKVASEKLKKALKVPKVVTEIISADELQKAQADDPSLNKIRELAESGEVKVSRCGGTSKFVCKDGILFREFQSPSVNFGERLNQVVVSQPFRMQVMKLAHETLLGGHAGVNKTTLKVLKHFFWPGAQTDIGRLCRSCDICQRTFPKGRVTKVPLGSMPIIDVPFSRIAMDLVGPIFPSTERGHRFILTVVDYATRFPEAVPLRNIDSISVAESLLDIYSRVGFPGEVLSDQGRQFTSEVMAEVNRLLSIRQLTTTAWHPMTNGMCERFNGVLKASLRKMCEERPRDWDRYINALLFAYRETPHASTGFSV is encoded by the exons atggttggAAGAGTGTTTGGTTGTGTCAAAATAGTGTCAGCAAG GAGAAAAGATGGGTTATACAGGGAGGACCTAAAACAATTTGTCAAGACGCAGCGTGACCTTGCGCGAGATGAACGTGCAGCACAGCGCGAATATGAGAAAGAGGCACTTGTATTGCAATTAAGAATCGAAGAACTAAGGAAAGAAAATGCAGCTAAGGGCATTAAAACAGAACATGCATCTACAGGCCAGGGTAAAGCAAAAATTCCCAAATTACCAGAATTCCGTGAGGATAAGGATGACAGTGATGCTTACTTACAAAGATTTGAAAGGTACGCGGAATCAAATAAATGGGAAAGGGATGACTGGGCTTTAAATCTTAGTGCATTGTTGCATGGGAAGGGTTTAGATACTTTTGCTAGGCTTGCACCAACTGATACTTACGATGTTCTAAAATCTGAATTACTGAAAGCGTATCAAATGACCGAAGATGGATTTAGAAGTAAGTTCCGTTCAGCTAAACCTGAACAAACAGAAAGTGCTCCACAGTTCGCGACAAGATTGGAGAACTATCTGATTAGGTGGGTAGAACTGGCTGCTGTAACCAAGAATTTTGCTGGGTTATCGGACTTGTTAATACGTGAGCAATTTGTCGCTGGCTGTAACAAAGACACGGAGTTGTTCTTAAAAGAAAGGAAACCTAAAAATGTTGCCGAAATGACTCAATTGGCTGAACAGTACATAGAGGCGAGAGGTGGATGGAATGCTTCCTTTGGAGGTAAGTTACCACATCAAAAAGGTCAACAGCCTTCAGGTAAGAAGACTAACACTACCCCTCCCACTCATGGTACTAATCCAAAGCAGAGTACGAATACTGGAGGTAACCAACGAAGGTGTTTTATTTGTGACAAAGTAGGACACATAGCTAAAGACTGTTATCGCCGCACTAGACCTACTTTGAAAGCTGCTAGTTTACAGGGAAGTGCATCACATAGACACAAATCAGGTAAACAAGGTAAGAAGTTAAATCAGACTGATACTTCATCTTCTCTTTGCACTGCATGTAGTTGCGAGTCTTGTGGACAGAACAGAGTGCAGACTGCATCTTCTTGTGTGCTGGTCTCAAATGAAATGTATGGTGAAGGTGTGAAATCAGACGATGCGTATGTAACGATGTCTTGTGGTCATAAACTTCCTCTTGCGAGTGCTGCGTGTAGTGATAATTTAGTAGAGGATATGCCGGTCGTTAAAGGTTTTCTTGGTAGTAAGAAGGTTCAGGTGATGAGAGATTCTGGGTGTGATGCAGTAGCTGTAAGGAAGAGACTTGTGCCAGAAGAGACATTTACTGGAGTATATGACAAATGTCGTCTTATTGATGGTACGGTGAGAACTTTTCCTGTTGCATGTCTGGATGTTGATACACCATATTTCACTAGTCATGTTCATGCTTTGGTGATGAATGATCCTGTGTATGATTTGATTTTGGGTAATAATCTCCGTGGGGTACGTGAACCTAAGGATCCCGATCCTGATGGGAAACCACGTTGTCAGACAAGTGTAAACAAAGATGACGAGGACCATGGTGAAGTTAGTAATGTGATGAACGCTGTACAAACTCGTAGTCAAAAGGTGGCAAGTGAGAAACTCAAGAAAGCTCTTAAGGTACCAAAGGTAGTTACTGAGATTATTTCTGCTGATGAGTTGCAAAAGGCTCAGGCTGATGATCCAAGTTTGAATAAGATTCGTGAGTTAGCAGAATCGGGTGAAGTAAAGGTGAGTCGTTGTGGTGGTACATCGAAGTTTGTGTGTAAGGATGGTATTTTGTTCCGTGAATTTCAGTCTCCATCTGTCAACTTTGGTGAAAGACTCAACCAAGTTGTTGTTTCTCAACCATTTCGTATGCAAGTTATGAAGTTGGCTCATGAAACGCTCTTAGGAGGACATGCTGGTGTGAATAAAACCACTCTCAAGGTCTTGAAACATTTCTTTTGGCCTGGTGCACAAACAGACATTGGTAGATTGTGTAGATCATGTGATATCTGTCAGCGAACATTTCCCAAAGGTAGAGTAACAAAGGTTCCTCTTGGTAGTATGCCGATCATCGATGTTCCCTTCAGTCGTATAGCGATGGATCTTGTTGGTCCTATTTTTCCGTCTACAGAGCGAGGTCATCGTTTTATCCTTACAGTAGTGGATTACGCTACTCGGTTTCCTGAGGCAGTTCCGCTTCGTAACATAGATTCGATATCAGTAGCAGAGTCACTGCTGGATATTTATTCCAGAGTTGGTTTTCCCGGTGAGGTACTTAGTGATCAAGGTAGACAATTCACGTCTGAAGTGATGGCTGAAGTCAATAGATTGTTATCTATCCGTCAGTTAACCACAACTGCTTGGCATCCGATGACAAATGGTATGTGTGAAAGATTCAATGGTGTGTTGAAAGCTTCTCTGAGAAAGATGTGTGAAGAACGTCCTCGTGATTGGGATAGGTATATCAATGCATTACTTTTTGCGTACAGAGAAACCCCTCATGCTAGTACTGGGTTTTCTGTTTGA